ATAATAGTACCCTCCTCTGATGTTTTTCTAGGGGACTAGAACCACTCCTCCTCTTTCCAGTTCCGTTAGATGTGCAAACATCACCCATCTAGAAAAGAGTGGTACATTCTTGCTATATCTAATGaccctcccctttgtttcctaatGAAAAGTGATTTGGGGCGGAGGGGTGAAATTCCGAGAGGTACTGACAAGTCCCTGCGAGGGAGAGAGCTCAGTAGGCCTCTACGTGCCCTATGGTGGGGACAATCACACTAATGGATTGCTAGCTGCAGTGGGTAAGGTACTACCTAGGCGAAGTTCATGATGCTCATGTACTGTCAGACCGAGGGGGAGCTGGAGTCACAGATGGCAGTGACAGTACCCTGAAAAGCCTCTTTCTGCCTTAAGATGTGACACGAGTCTGTCTGCCATTAAAGCAGGAAGCTAAATGAGCAAACTGAAATCCTCACGGTCATGGGTGTCAGTGCAGAACCTCTGATAACTTCTCTTCGTAATACAGGAAGTTCTCTTGGATGTCCTCCCAGGGCTCGAAGGCCTTTGCCTCTCCTTCTTCCTGCTCTGCAAAGTTCTGCCAGATATACTCAAAGTCTTGAGGCTTCATAATCTTCAATTTGCATCCAGATGCCTTCAGCTTCTTCAGGGCGGCCTGCATCTCTGGCTCCTCCCACATGAAGAGGCGGCTTACCAGGATGGAGAGGCGTAGGTTCTTGTTCTTCTGCAGTACCTGGGCTATCCGGTCAGCACAGGGCGCACAGGGGCTGGAGGAGACGTACCAGGTGACGTTGTAGCGTAGGTTGGGATCGCATGTGGGCAAGATGTTGTTGAAGAAAGCATCTTCGGCATGGGCTGCTGCATGCTCATCTTCCAGATACCCCCGAAAGCTCCCTGGCTCTTTGCCTTGGATCTCCACAACGTAACATAGGAAGGTCTTGTTCCTGCCTGAGCTGTATTCTACGTTCCTGAACTGGAATTTGAAAAAGAAGGCGGGGAAGCGCTCCCTATGGAGAGGGGGAGAGCAAGAGAAATGCCTCAGTGTTAGAACATACCCTATAATAACACACAGCCTTTAAACAGCAACTCTCAACCAAAGCTCTTGACAAATGTTAGTCAAGCCGCATGCCCGCCCTGCCGCTCTCAGAGTGGAAATAGAAGTAccatgttttacagatggggaaaacaagTCAAAGAActtgtgacttgtccaaggctcCCAACCAATCAGTAGCAGAACTGGAATGAAGAATTAGGACACTGGACAGGAACTCGGAAATCTTGGGTTCAGTTCCTCAGCTcacccacagacttcctgtgtggtcttgggcaactcacttaataCCCTGTGCCTTGGTTCTTCACCTGCAAACTAGGGGCTATATCTCCTGTCTCACCTGGGTGCTGTAAGGATGAAAAATTAAttgttgtgaggtgctcagacagtcTATAGTCATCAAGGCCATATAAGTACGTAGATAGGAATAGAACCTTGGGCTTGTGGCTCCCCGTCCCATGTTGTCTCTGCCTGGCTTCTTTGGGTTGTGTGTGACGCATCCGTCCACCCTGCAAATCTCGGTATATCCTCTATTAGAGTATTTCAAGACCAGTCAGCACAAGGAGTGACTTTCTTGAAGCTACTTTGGTGTGTTAtttgaatgtttctttttttagtgctgcaggaagcaggaaaATGACTTCCCTGGGTACAGGTCTGCTAGAGCACTTCAGATCTGAGCTGCACACCTGCCATTCCAATGTGAAGCccctccacagctctgccagtgccctttAATGGTAGCCTACAGTACCCTTACAGTCCAGAACTCTGGTCTGTTAACTCTTCTCCATCTAGACTGACTTTCTTCTGAACAGAGGCAGATGACTGGCTAGTATTAGCATATAAATGGCAAGCTTCTGCACACACTGATGCAAGCGTACTTCAGTCCTGGCGGTTAGCCTGCTGTTCTAGTTCTGGTCCTCTAACGTCAACTGTGCTGTGGTTTTGCTGAATGTGGATATAGGAGACTAAATCTAGCCCTGGTATAAATAGGTGCGTCTCCCCCTGAAGTCATTGTGAACTGTTCCTCCCCCGGTTTCCAAATGTATTTAATCTCAGTGATTTGTCACCGCTGAGATGAATTTGCTTGTGGTC
The sequence above is a segment of the Eretmochelys imbricata isolate rEreImb1 chromosome 21, rEreImb1.hap1, whole genome shotgun sequence genome. Coding sequences within it:
- the APOBEC2 gene encoding C->U-editing enzyme APOBEC-2, giving the protein MAENQEEPSNTQNGEEQPENAEKPEEKKKELEKLPPFEIVRGERFPAFFFKFQFRNVEYSSGRNKTFLCYVVEIQGKEPGSFRGYLEDEHAAAHAEDAFFNNILPTCDPNLRYNVTWYVSSSPCAPCADRIAQVLQKNKNLRLSILVSRLFMWEEPEMQAALKKLKASGCKLKIMKPQDFEYIWQNFAEQEEGEAKAFEPWEDIQENFLYYEEKLSEVLH